One window of the Paenibacillus beijingensis genome contains the following:
- a CDS encoding BMP family ABC transporter substrate-binding protein has product MRKGLLCIMIAIIFAITACSSGKSNETTGASSTTPSETSETPAANEPAADDKQLPRVAFVYIGVPGDGGWTYQHDQGRLMLEKELGIKATVVENVPEGADAERVFTELAQKNDIIFGTSFGYMDAMYNVAQKFPKVKFLHATGYKTAPNMSTYMGREYQSAYLVGLAAGKMTKNNQIGYVAAFPIPEVIYTINAFTLGAQSVNPDITVDVVWSNTWFDPTVERQAAVSLLDKGVDILAAYQDSPASLQAAAERDKFGIGNDSDMNKYAPDHYITNNVFNWGPYYVNAVKSIMDGTWKSESYWGTMKEGIVDIAPLGKNVPEDVKKLVEAKRQEILDGKFNVFNGPIFDQDGKQRLAEGEPLKDEDILSMTWFVKGIVGTVPK; this is encoded by the coding sequence ATGAGAAAAGGACTGTTGTGCATCATGATCGCGATTATATTCGCGATTACCGCATGCAGCAGCGGCAAGTCCAACGAAACAACGGGAGCATCATCCACTACACCTTCGGAAACGTCGGAAACGCCGGCTGCGAATGAGCCGGCCGCGGACGATAAGCAGCTTCCCCGCGTCGCTTTCGTTTACATCGGTGTACCCGGGGACGGGGGATGGACGTACCAGCACGACCAAGGCCGGCTCATGCTGGAGAAAGAGCTCGGCATTAAGGCGACGGTCGTCGAGAATGTGCCGGAAGGAGCGGACGCGGAGCGGGTTTTCACCGAGCTGGCGCAAAAAAATGATATTATCTTCGGCACCAGCTTCGGTTATATGGATGCGATGTACAACGTAGCGCAGAAATTTCCTAAGGTGAAGTTTCTCCACGCCACCGGCTACAAAACGGCGCCAAACATGTCCACTTATATGGGCCGCGAATACCAGAGCGCTTACCTCGTCGGACTCGCCGCGGGCAAAATGACGAAAAACAACCAAATCGGTTATGTCGCCGCTTTTCCGATTCCGGAAGTTATTTATACGATCAACGCGTTCACGCTCGGCGCGCAAAGCGTCAATCCGGACATCACAGTCGACGTCGTATGGTCGAATACGTGGTTCGATCCGACCGTCGAACGTCAAGCGGCGGTAAGCTTGCTAGATAAAGGCGTCGATATTTTGGCAGCTTATCAGGATTCCCCCGCAAGCCTGCAGGCGGCGGCAGAACGCGATAAATTCGGAATCGGCAACGACTCCGACATGAACAAATACGCTCCGGACCATTACATTACGAACAACGTATTCAACTGGGGCCCTTACTATGTCAATGCGGTCAAGAGCATTATGGATGGAACATGGAAGTCCGAAAGCTATTGGGGAACAATGAAAGAGGGCATTGTAGACATCGCCCCGCTCGGCAAAAACGTGCCGGAAGACGTTAAGAAATTGGTCGAAGCGAAGCGCCAGGAAATCCTCGACGGCAAATTCAACGTGTTCAACGGCCCGATCTTTGACCAGGACGGCAAACAACGGCTAGCCGAAGGCGAGCCGTTGAAAGACGAAGACATTTTGAGCATGACCTGGTTCGTCAAAGGCATTGTCGGAACGGTTCCGAAATAA
- a CDS encoding cell wall hydrolase, whose translation MHRFFALLALIVLVAAATVHDKASAAVAPVMKVGSKGPQVKDLQFRLQTLGFFHVPLTTTYGTITKGAVKRFQQHHGLSADGVAGPRTWAKLKKVSVSRNELVLMARVIYGEARGEHFKGQVAVGAVIMNRLQSPLFPNTIKEIIMEPNAFSVIDDGQYLLTPDLTSIKAAKAAVKGMDPTGNALFYYNPKISKSSWFKTRTATTKIGNHLFTV comes from the coding sequence ATGCACAGATTTTTTGCACTGCTTGCGCTGATCGTGCTTGTTGCCGCGGCCACCGTCCATGACAAAGCTTCCGCAGCGGTTGCGCCGGTTATGAAAGTCGGCAGCAAGGGCCCGCAAGTTAAAGATCTTCAGTTTCGGCTTCAGACGCTCGGTTTTTTCCATGTGCCGCTCACGACTACATATGGAACGATTACGAAAGGCGCCGTCAAACGGTTCCAGCAGCATCACGGACTTTCGGCCGACGGCGTTGCAGGCCCGCGAACATGGGCAAAACTAAAGAAAGTATCGGTCAGCCGCAATGAGCTTGTCTTGATGGCGCGCGTCATTTACGGCGAGGCCAGAGGAGAACACTTTAAAGGACAAGTTGCGGTAGGCGCCGTCATCATGAACCGGCTGCAGTCGCCGCTTTTTCCGAATACGATAAAGGAAATCATTATGGAGCCGAACGCCTTCTCGGTTATAGACGACGGGCAGTACTTGCTCACTCCGGATCTAACATCGATCAAAGCCGCCAAAGCTGCGGTTAAAGGAATGGATCCGACCGGCAACGCCCTGTTTTATTATAATCCGAAAATTTCCAAATCGAGCTGGTTTAAAACCCGCACCGCCACAACGAAAATCGGCAACCATCTGTTTACGGTCTAG
- a CDS encoding YitT family protein produces MNARIQNHTRNVLLICMGSFIFAFGMNYFIIPNQLSEGGIAGLTIVAYYLFKFPPWIVTLVLNIPIFIMGYRMLDKRTMVYTVIGTLASSCFLFLTHGWGEAIPDDPLLASLYSGIFVGGGLGIVLRAGGTTGSSTILARLCQKYWGWTIANAILFFDIVVILGSYFVIRSLTGESCRSLRRSSRK; encoded by the coding sequence TTGAATGCACGAATTCAAAATCATACCAGAAACGTGCTGCTTATATGTATGGGCAGCTTTATTTTTGCCTTCGGCATGAACTACTTTATTATTCCGAATCAGCTTTCGGAAGGCGGAATTGCCGGTTTAACGATCGTCGCTTATTACCTGTTTAAGTTTCCTCCATGGATCGTGACGTTGGTATTAAATATCCCGATCTTTATTATGGGGTACAGAATGCTTGACAAACGGACGATGGTATATACGGTTATTGGCACGCTGGCATCTTCCTGCTTTTTGTTTCTCACCCATGGCTGGGGAGAAGCGATTCCGGACGACCCGCTGCTGGCATCGTTATACAGCGGAATTTTTGTAGGCGGAGGCTTGGGCATTGTGCTTCGTGCAGGAGGGACGACAGGCAGCTCGACGATTTTGGCGCGCTTATGCCAAAAATATTGGGGCTGGACCATTGCGAACGCCATCTTGTTTTTTGATATTGTCGTCATCCTCGGTTCTTACTTTGTCATACGATCATTAACCGGAGAGAGCTGCCGAAGCTTAAGGCGGTCATCCAGGAAATAG
- a CDS encoding DUF2179 domain-containing protein: MQEIDPHAFVVIHEVKEVLGQGFTFKRSLTRFDSEEMNGIEK; this comes from the coding sequence ATCCAGGAAATAGACCCGCATGCTTTTGTGGTGATCCATGAAGTCAAGGAGGTACTCGGGCAGGGCTTTACGTTTAAACGAAGTTTAACCCGTTTCGATTCCGAAGAAATGAATGGGATCGAGAAGTAA
- a CDS encoding GntR family transcriptional regulator, producing MLEKLSQPESLADRAYLEIKQAIIQGKFMPGELLPEEAVASMLGISRTPIRKAVAKLHYEGLVELENGKVARVARITEKDLQHFMSLRQHLETFAAEQAVPYVTESFIHQLQQLMVAQKQAIADANWDQFIDIDFRFHQAIAVITENQKLAEFIGQINNNLHRYLTLSGTLSQSAHEAYEEHLVIIDSLQRRDAAKAKEAMFNHLQHVHFRSLLKTDASENATDKQDAKS from the coding sequence ATGTTAGAAAAACTGAGTCAGCCGGAAAGTTTAGCGGACCGGGCCTATCTGGAAATCAAGCAGGCCATTATTCAGGGCAAATTTATGCCCGGAGAGCTGCTGCCGGAAGAAGCGGTTGCCTCGATGCTTGGCATTAGCCGGACACCGATCCGCAAAGCGGTGGCGAAGCTGCATTACGAAGGCTTGGTCGAGCTGGAGAACGGCAAGGTGGCCCGCGTAGCGCGTATTACAGAGAAAGATCTGCAGCATTTCATGAGCCTTCGCCAGCATCTCGAGACGTTTGCGGCCGAGCAGGCCGTACCGTATGTGACGGAGTCGTTCATCCATCAGCTGCAGCAGTTGATGGTTGCACAGAAACAAGCCATTGCAGATGCGAACTGGGACCAATTTATCGATATTGACTTTCGCTTCCACCAGGCTATCGCCGTCATAACCGAAAATCAAAAGCTGGCCGAATTCATCGGTCAGATTAATAACAATCTGCACCGTTACTTGACGCTTTCCGGGACGCTGTCGCAGAGCGCTCACGAAGCCTATGAAGAGCATCTCGTCATTATCGATTCTCTTCAGCGGCGCGATGCTGCCAAAGCGAAAGAGGCCATGTTCAATCATTTACAGCATGTTCATTTCAGATCCCTCTTGAAAACGGATGCTTCCGAAAATGCGACAGACAAACAAGATGCCAAATCTTAA
- a CDS encoding ABC transporter substrate-binding protein codes for MRKNVNKIMGVIGASVLSLSLLAGCGAKGVGQADSSSAEESGGSEIKIGFVAALSGGGALYGKQMQQGAQLAVDEINAAGGVIGKKLKLVAQDDQANPSESVKVTQRLVTEEKIDAWMGTLKSSDTLTDLGITSKQNIPSFVPIAVADKITTSGFQNVYRNVADNTMQVQELVNYILNSRPDKKVALISENSDYGRGLAETFAKEFESKGGQVLTSEFYNVGQKEFTDQLTKIKKTKPDAIVIGGLVAEGALISKQAQDLGLKYQLYSYGGFMGSAPIDLAGSAVNGLIHTEYFTPVEGDKKIEQFVDAYSKQYGQKPDSYYSAATYDAVYLYAEGVKMANTTEPGKVNEALHTVKDFQGVMGKITFDQNGQADNKVWIGQIQDGKQVVIHRPQ; via the coding sequence ATGCGGAAGAACGTTAACAAGATTATGGGAGTAATTGGAGCTTCTGTTTTAAGCCTCAGCTTGCTGGCAGGCTGCGGAGCGAAAGGAGTCGGACAAGCCGATTCATCGAGTGCGGAAGAAAGCGGCGGCAGCGAGATCAAAATCGGTTTTGTCGCGGCGCTTTCCGGAGGCGGAGCTCTTTATGGCAAACAAATGCAGCAGGGAGCCCAGCTTGCGGTGGACGAAATCAATGCGGCGGGCGGCGTGATCGGAAAAAAACTAAAGCTGGTTGCGCAGGATGATCAGGCCAACCCGAGCGAATCGGTGAAAGTGACGCAGCGTCTCGTAACCGAGGAAAAAATCGATGCTTGGATGGGCACGCTCAAAAGCTCGGACACGCTCACCGATCTCGGAATTACGTCGAAGCAGAACATTCCAAGCTTCGTTCCGATCGCCGTTGCGGACAAAATTACAACATCCGGCTTCCAAAACGTTTACCGCAACGTTGCCGATAACACGATGCAGGTGCAGGAGCTTGTCAATTACATTTTGAACAGCCGCCCCGATAAAAAAGTAGCTTTAATTTCGGAAAACTCCGATTACGGACGCGGCCTGGCGGAAACGTTCGCGAAGGAATTCGAGAGTAAAGGCGGGCAGGTGCTGACAAGCGAATTTTATAACGTCGGCCAGAAAGAATTTACGGACCAGCTGACCAAAATCAAGAAAACAAAACCGGATGCGATCGTCATTGGAGGTCTGGTTGCCGAAGGAGCGCTCATTTCCAAGCAGGCTCAAGATTTGGGCTTGAAATACCAGCTGTACAGCTACGGCGGATTTATGGGCTCCGCGCCGATCGATTTGGCGGGCAGCGCCGTAAACGGGCTCATTCATACGGAATACTTCACACCGGTTGAAGGCGACAAGAAGATTGAGCAGTTTGTCGATGCGTATTCGAAACAATACGGCCAGAAGCCGGACAGCTATTACTCCGCCGCCACTTATGATGCTGTCTATCTGTACGCGGAAGGCGTAAAGATGGCTAACACGACCGAACCCGGCAAAGTGAACGAGGCGCTTCATACGGTTAAAGACTTCCAAGGCGTCATGGGTAAAATTACGTTTGACCAAAACGGCCAAGCCGACAATAAAGTGTGGATCGGCCAAATTCAAGACGGGAAGCAAGTCGTCATTCACCGTCCGCAATAA
- a CDS encoding branched-chain amino acid ABC transporter permease, whose amino-acid sequence MLEFSQTLVNGLVTGALYSLVAIGLTLIYGVLHLSNFAQGEFAMIGGVAAYLLVREGLPYPVAVIFAFFAAGLIGLVVHFLAFHPLRKGEHINMMLSSLGVSLFLVNLAQYFFSPTPQVVESALSGRTMQLAGIYVSQQRLLIVGVSIVLCLLVYFLLEYTRFGRAVRAASLDPETATLYGIPIYKISFLTFILGVALTGVAGALIGPLYYVYPTMGISLTLKAFVVVVLGGMGNVPGAIVGGLIVGVIESFAGGYISSGFQDAIVFGVLFLVLVFRPQGILTKVQGEKV is encoded by the coding sequence ATGTTGGAATTTTCGCAGACGCTTGTTAACGGGCTCGTTACGGGCGCTTTGTATTCGCTGGTCGCGATAGGATTGACGCTCATTTACGGTGTGCTCCACCTGTCGAACTTTGCGCAAGGCGAGTTTGCCATGATTGGAGGCGTGGCAGCATATTTACTCGTCCGTGAAGGGCTGCCTTACCCGGTAGCCGTCATTTTTGCCTTCTTTGCAGCCGGACTAATCGGACTCGTGGTTCATTTCCTCGCCTTCCATCCGCTGCGCAAGGGCGAACATATCAATATGATGCTTAGTTCGCTCGGCGTCTCGCTTTTTCTCGTCAATCTGGCGCAGTATTTCTTTTCTCCGACTCCACAAGTTGTCGAAAGCGCGCTTTCGGGTCGCACGATGCAGTTGGCCGGCATTTACGTATCGCAGCAGCGGTTGCTTATTGTTGGTGTCAGTATTGTGCTTTGTCTGCTTGTTTACTTTCTGCTCGAATATACCCGGTTTGGCCGGGCGGTGCGCGCCGCTTCACTTGATCCGGAGACCGCGACGCTGTACGGCATTCCGATTTATAAAATTTCGTTTTTGACGTTTATTTTGGGCGTGGCTCTGACAGGAGTAGCCGGAGCGCTGATCGGGCCGCTTTATTATGTCTATCCGACAATGGGCATTTCGCTGACGCTTAAAGCGTTCGTCGTTGTTGTGCTTGGCGGGATGGGCAATGTGCCCGGAGCGATTGTGGGCGGACTCATCGTCGGTGTAATCGAAAGCTTCGCGGGAGGTTACATTTCATCCGGCTTCCAGGATGCGATTGTGTTTGGCGTGCTGTTCCTGGTTCTCGTCTTCCGTCCGCAAGGCATATTAACCAAAGTGCAGGGGGAAAAAGTATGA
- a CDS encoding branched-chain amino acid ABC transporter permease, with translation MNTKRLLFWFPLLGGLLCVFASPYIQNLYLLNVLNLAVISGILAVSVNLLVGYTGQLSLGHAGFYGIGAYTVALLTTKLGCPVWLSFIAAFVICSLTGLALGLPTTKLKGHFLGIATLGFGIIINVVINNWIGLTNGPMGVRDIPSPTVLGISMEYPNYFLAFAAAFLLVIVLIVHFIVNSSVGRAWRCLRKDEITAQVCGINVYGYKLLAFSISGGIAGIAGALYASFMQFVSPEAFDLNQSITIVTTTILGGAGTLFGPLLGTGILTFISEWLRDFQELRLVFYGAILVVMIVFMPQGVYPYLKSTLAKLFGSGKKRRVEGVRSDERRAH, from the coding sequence ATGAACACCAAACGGCTGCTATTTTGGTTCCCGCTTCTGGGCGGATTGCTGTGCGTTTTCGCCAGCCCCTACATTCAAAATCTGTATTTGCTGAATGTGCTCAACCTGGCTGTAATCAGCGGCATACTTGCCGTCAGCGTTAATTTGCTGGTCGGTTATACAGGCCAATTATCGCTTGGACATGCCGGCTTTTACGGCATCGGAGCGTATACGGTTGCGCTCTTGACGACGAAACTCGGCTGCCCGGTATGGCTGAGCTTCATTGCGGCTTTTGTGATTTGCAGCTTGACGGGGCTTGCGCTGGGCCTGCCTACGACGAAGCTGAAAGGCCACTTCCTCGGCATTGCGACGCTTGGCTTCGGCATCATCATTAACGTTGTGATCAATAACTGGATAGGACTGACGAACGGGCCGATGGGCGTACGCGACATTCCGTCGCCTACCGTGCTGGGCATTTCAATGGAATATCCGAATTATTTCCTGGCGTTTGCCGCTGCGTTTCTGCTGGTCATTGTGCTCATCGTTCATTTTATCGTGAATTCTTCCGTCGGCCGCGCCTGGAGATGCTTGCGCAAGGACGAAATTACCGCTCAAGTGTGCGGCATTAACGTTTACGGCTATAAGCTGCTCGCGTTTTCGATAAGCGGCGGCATCGCGGGAATCGCAGGCGCATTATATGCTTCGTTCATGCAATTTGTCAGCCCGGAAGCGTTCGATTTGAACCAATCCATCACAATCGTGACGACGACGATTCTCGGCGGGGCCGGTACGTTGTTCGGTCCGCTGCTTGGAACCGGCATTCTGACGTTCATTAGCGAATGGCTCCGGGATTTCCAGGAGCTGCGTCTCGTGTTCTACGGCGCGATCCTGGTCGTGATGATCGTATTTATGCCGCAAGGCGTATACCCTTATCTCAAGTCAACGTTGGCCAAACTGTTCGGATCGGGCAAAAAGCGCCGCGTGGAGGGAGTGAGAAGCGATGAAAGACGCGCTCATTAA
- a CDS encoding ABC transporter ATP-binding protein, which produces MKDALIKAEQISVQFGGLWAVKDVNMHVGAGEIVGVIGPNGAGKSTFLNVLTGLQRPSAGHLQIKDQKLVKPQAWQMAKLGISRSFQTIRLLEDLSVIENVMIGSHRFSNRSVIGVLGRTPKWRRTERMLNQQAQEMLKWLGIGELVNEKIGNISLQERRRVEVCRALMTRPDVLLLDEPCAGLSQQESLAFCDVIQAIRSRGISIVLVEHNVKMVMSLSDRIIVLDHGQKIAEGTPEEVSRNQAVIQAYLGGTAHA; this is translated from the coding sequence ATGAAAGACGCGCTCATTAAAGCGGAGCAAATATCGGTGCAGTTCGGCGGGCTGTGGGCGGTAAAAGATGTGAATATGCACGTCGGCGCCGGCGAAATTGTTGGTGTTATCGGGCCAAACGGGGCCGGCAAATCGACGTTCTTGAATGTATTGACCGGATTGCAGCGCCCGTCGGCAGGACATTTGCAGATCAAGGATCAGAAGCTTGTGAAGCCGCAGGCATGGCAGATGGCCAAGCTCGGCATTTCCCGCAGCTTCCAGACGATCCGCCTGCTTGAGGATTTGAGCGTGATCGAGAACGTCATGATCGGTTCGCATCGGTTCTCCAACCGGAGCGTTATCGGGGTTCTTGGGCGGACGCCGAAATGGCGGAGAACGGAGCGGATGTTAAACCAGCAGGCGCAGGAAATGCTGAAGTGGCTTGGTATCGGCGAATTGGTAAACGAGAAGATCGGCAATATTTCGCTGCAGGAAAGAAGACGAGTTGAAGTTTGCCGCGCACTGATGACAAGGCCGGATGTGCTGCTGCTGGATGAGCCCTGTGCGGGCTTGAGCCAGCAGGAATCGCTTGCTTTCTGCGATGTGATCCAGGCTATCCGCAGCAGAGGCATTTCGATCGTGCTCGTAGAGCATAACGTCAAGATGGTGATGTCGCTGTCGGACCGGATTATCGTGCTGGATCACGGACAAAAAATCGCCGAAGGGACGCCGGAGGAAGTTTCCCGCAACCAAGCCGTCATTCAGGCTTATCTGGGAGGGACCGCGCATGCTTAA
- a CDS encoding ABC transporter ATP-binding protein, which produces MLNIQGLISGYGDINVLKGVDLTVNEGEIVGLLGANGVGKTTLLKTVSGLVKARGGSVDYLGTDLLRTPPVKLLGMGIAHVPQGRHIFSKMTVLENLQVAIDSVRKRVHAKEKLQYVFSLFPRLEERLNQLGGTLSGGEQQMLAVARALVTSPKLLILDEPSMGLAPIIVQNMFDAIRKIADDGMTILLVEQNAVAALDIVNRLYVMDMGSIVYRSSQITDQEMEKIKEVYLGFGH; this is translated from the coding sequence ATGCTTAACATTCAAGGCCTAATAAGCGGATACGGAGATATTAACGTCCTCAAAGGCGTTGATTTGACAGTGAACGAAGGGGAAATCGTCGGGCTGCTGGGCGCCAACGGAGTTGGCAAAACGACGCTGCTCAAAACGGTTTCGGGTCTTGTGAAAGCAAGAGGGGGTTCGGTCGACTATTTGGGTACTGACCTGCTCCGTACACCTCCTGTCAAGCTGCTCGGCATGGGTATCGCGCATGTCCCGCAGGGAAGGCACATTTTCTCCAAAATGACCGTATTGGAAAATTTGCAGGTTGCCATAGACAGCGTCCGGAAACGGGTACATGCAAAAGAGAAGCTGCAATACGTCTTCTCCCTATTTCCAAGGCTTGAAGAACGGTTGAACCAGCTTGGCGGAACGCTCAGCGGAGGGGAGCAGCAGATGCTCGCCGTGGCGCGAGCGCTCGTGACGAGCCCTAAGCTGCTCATTCTGGACGAGCCGTCGATGGGACTGGCTCCGATTATCGTGCAGAACATGTTCGATGCGATCCGCAAAATCGCTGACGACGGAATGACGATTTTACTGGTCGAGCAGAACGCCGTAGCCGCGCTCGATATTGTCAACCGGCTGTATGTCATGGACATGGGCTCCATCGTCTATCGTT